The genomic DNA GGTAAAGCCAGTCCGGACGGTATTTCGAAATATAGGCATCCACGCGGCTGTCTTTCAGCGCGGCCAGTGGGCGCAGGGCAATGACGTGGCGGATGGCGGGCAGCATGGCGGTCATCGAAAGCCGGTTGGTGTAGGTCTGATCGTCGAAAAAGCTGACCTCCAGCGTATCGTCGCCATCGAAATGTTCGATCACGCCGATCCTGCCGTCGTTCATTGCCGCCACGACCGGCAGACGCCAGCTGTTGATCGCCTGCTGATCCGCCGTCAGCAGCTGAAACGACAGCCCTGCTTCACGGGCCAGCTGAGTCAGTGCAGGCACCATCGGTTTGCCTTTTAGCCACGGCGCGCCCGCGAGCAGCGCACCGGGGGAGCAGGCGACGCGGTAGCGCGTGGCGACAAAACCAAAGGCCTGCGCCCACTGCGCCAGGGCCTCATCCGTCATGGTCTCACCTTGCGGGATATCGCGTTGCTTCATGGCTGGATCTCCACGGTCTGGATGGTGCGGTTATCAAGATCGAACGCGTGACGCAATTGCCCGGTGTTATAGAGGCAGTTGAGCTGCAGCTGGTGCAACTGTCCGAGGGTCTGCTGCTGGGTAAAACGCGCCTGATAGACCTCCTGCTCGGCGTTAAGCACATCGAGCAGCGGGCGCGAACCCAGATCGAGATATTGCTGCTGATAGAGTTCACGGGTGCGGGCGCTGAGCGCCTCCTGACGGCCCTGAATCTGCAGCGTGCTCAGCAGGCTTAATACCTGGCTGCGCGACTCCAGCAGTTTCTGGCGTACCTCGAGGCGGGTACGCTGAATGGTGGACTGTGCGGCTTCTACCGCGTGGCCTGCGGCGTTACGCCGGGCGGTGAGGCCGCCGCCCTGATAGAGCGGCATCTGCACTTTCACCCATGCAGAGTATTGGGTGCGATCCCGCGTTTCGTTACCCGCATAGCGTTCGTTCAGGTAGTGGCGCACCTCCGGCTCCAGCGAGACGGTCGGTGTCATCTGGGCGTCGGCGTAGTCGAGATTGGCCTGGGCGACGTTAGCCTGCGCCCAGGCGGCTAATACTGCCGGGACCAGACGATCGTCCGGCTCGGCAATGTCGCAGCTGCGGGCCAGCTTTTGTGGAAAATCGTTGCTGATCGTGTTGAGGGTGTTCCAGCCAAGGAAGCTCATCAACGTGGCACGGGCGCTGTCGAGGCTGGCCTGGTACTGCATCAGCTGGGCGCGCGCGCCTTCGATACGTGCATCGGTCTGCACTACGTCAGAGAGTGAGGTGGCCCCTTCGTCATTACGCTGGCGGGTGAGGGTACCAATCGAAGAGAGCGCCTCAAGCTGCTCTTTGGCGGTGTCGACCATTTGCTGCCAGGTTTGCACCTGCACCATCGCGATGGCGGTATCGTGAGCGATGGTGTCGATGCTGACCAGCACGTTGGCCTGCTGCTGGGCGACGCCGGCACTTTCCGCACGCACTTGGCTTGCCACCTTGCCAAAGTCGTACAGCATTTGTGAGAGGGAGAGCACCAGCGACGGAGTAAAGCCATTATCGTCGCCGTCGTGGGTATAACCGTTATCCATGCCGGCATTAATTTGCGGATAGTATTTCGATTTGGCGACGTCCACCTCTTCGCTTTGTTGGTAGAGTTTCCCCACGGCTTCA from Enterobacter ludwigii includes the following:
- a CDS encoding TolC family outer membrane protein translates to MGMKMPYWWLSCCLISVPALSATPAAMINTGQLRETQELPSLNGRVAPVVGKAAPGTLQLGEAVNRAVTWHPAISEAVGKLYQQSEEVDVAKSKYYPQINAGMDNGYTHDGDDNGFTPSLVLSLSQMLYDFGKVASQVRAESAGVAQQQANVLVSIDTIAHDTAIAMVQVQTWQQMVDTAKEQLEALSSIGTLTRQRNDEGATSLSDVVQTDARIEGARAQLMQYQASLDSARATLMSFLGWNTLNTISNDFPQKLARSCDIAEPDDRLVPAVLAAWAQANVAQANLDYADAQMTPTVSLEPEVRHYLNERYAGNETRDRTQYSAWVKVQMPLYQGGGLTARRNAAGHAVEAAQSTIQRTRLEVRQKLLESRSQVLSLLSTLQIQGRQEALSARTRELYQQQYLDLGSRPLLDVLNAEQEVYQARFTQQQTLGQLHQLQLNCLYNTGQLRHAFDLDNRTIQTVEIQP